From a single Anomaloglossus baeobatrachus isolate aAnoBae1 chromosome 4, aAnoBae1.hap1, whole genome shotgun sequence genomic region:
- the LOC142301895 gene encoding neuropeptide Y receptor type 1-like, translating into MEDYLHLFTINLTGYLGPNWEGEASCVDSVGNVTFLVIAYSALIAVGLIGNSCLVFVIARQREMRNVTNIFIANLSCSDILMALVCVPVTVIYTLMNRWILGEALCKVTPFVQCISVTVSVLSLVLIALERHQLIIHPTGWKPLPCHAYLAVAVTWAVSCFISLPFLSFSILTNQPFQNLSLPFDPYVDHFVCIDNWPSEPHRLAYTTCLLLFQYCLPLLLILLCYLRIFLRLRRRRDVVERAGGGDSGGRKGGHRRVNIMLLSIVVAFGLCWLPLTVFNALFDWDHKRISTCYHDLIFSLCHLSAMASTCVNPVMYGFLNSNFQKEVKTLLLRCRCAGSQDKYESFPLSTVSTEVSKASLQSVTNGNNV; encoded by the coding sequence ATGGAAGATTATCTACATCTTTTTACCATAAACTTGACTGGATATCTAGGCCCGAACTGGGAAGGGGAAGCCTCTTGTGTAGACTCTGTTGGCAATGTAACCTTTTTGGTTATAGCCTACAGTGCCCTCATAGCAGTGGGACTAATTGGAAACTCATGCCTGGTCTTTGTTATTGCTCGCCAACGGGAGATGCGGAATGTCACCAATATTTTTATTGCCAATCTATCCTGCTCTGATATCCTCATGGCTTTGGTGTGCGTGCCCGTCACTGTAATCTATACTCTGATGAACCGCTGGATCCTGGGTGAGGCGCTCTGCAAAGTGACACCATTTGTGCAGTGTATCTCTGTCACCGTCTCTGTACTATCATTAGTCCTCATTGCTTTGGAACGGCATCAGCTCATAATACATCCCACTGGTTGGAAACCTTTGCCATGCCATGCTTACCTTGCAGTGGCAGTAACTTGGGCGGTGTCATGCTTCATTTCCCTTCCATTCCTTTCCTTTAGTATTCTAACCAATCAACCATTCCAGAACCTCTCGTTACCTTTTGACCCTTACGTTGACCATTTTGTGTGTATCGATAACTGGCCTTCTGAACCACACCGTCTGGCTTATACCACCTGCCTCCTGCTCTTCCAGTACTGTCTACCCTTGCTTCTTATTCTTTTGTGTTACCTCCGTATATTTCTACGTTTACGGAGAAGAAGGGACGTAGTGGAGAGAGCAGGAGGGGGAGACTCCGGAGGACGGAAGGGAGGTCATCGCCGGGTAAACATCATGTTACTTTCCATTGTGGTTGCCTTTGGTCTTTGTTGGCTGCCCCTCACTGTGTTCAATGCCCTCTTTGACTGGGACCATAAGCGTATTTCCACCTGTTATCATGATCTCATATTTTCTCTCTGCCACCTGTCAGCCATGGCGTCTACATGCGTCAACCCTGTCATGTATGGTTTCTTAAATAGCAACTTCCAAAAAGAAGTAAAGACCTTGCTACTCCGCTGCCGGTGCGCAGGGAGTCAGGACAAATATGAGAGTTTTCCACTCTCCACGGTCAGCACTGAAGTGTCCAAAGCTTCCCTTCAAAGCGTCACCAATGGAAACAATGTATAA